The following coding sequences are from one Wenzhouxiangella sp. AB-CW3 window:
- the zipA gene encoding cell division protein ZipA — MDNLRLILILAGIVILALIVLLHKPAGESRRNHARWRDAHRERREPSLGEEEADSVPENPPGDTAALWEGDRPERDRGGVDGPESSVATTNDPGNPDKIIYLYIRRRDERRINGSELLDAALKAGLTFGDMNIFHRVQEGVRQPVFSMANLTKPGHFDSGAWNVFDTPGVTLFLTLPAPVSALDAWDAMHATAQRLGELLEADVLDDGQCLLTRQRIAQIREEMREYDRTHGLLGARKGLLDGG, encoded by the coding sequence GTGGACAATCTGCGCCTGATACTGATACTGGCCGGCATCGTGATCCTGGCGCTGATCGTGCTGTTGCACAAGCCGGCCGGGGAGTCGCGCCGCAATCATGCCCGCTGGCGCGACGCCCATCGTGAGCGCCGCGAGCCCAGCCTCGGCGAAGAGGAAGCCGATTCCGTGCCCGAAAATCCGCCCGGGGATACCGCAGCATTGTGGGAGGGCGATCGACCCGAGCGTGATCGCGGTGGCGTCGATGGCCCTGAGTCCAGCGTGGCAACAACGAATGATCCGGGCAATCCCGACAAGATCATCTATCTCTATATCCGACGCCGCGACGAGCGTCGGATCAATGGCTCGGAGTTGCTCGATGCAGCCCTCAAGGCCGGGTTGACCTTCGGCGACATGAATATCTTTCACCGTGTACAGGAAGGTGTTCGGCAACCGGTCTTTTCCATGGCCAACCTGACCAAGCCCGGGCATTTCGATTCGGGTGCCTGGAACGTATTCGATACCCCGGGGGTGACGCTGTTCCTGACCCTGCCGGCACCGGTCAGTGCGCTGGATGCCTGGGATGCCATGCATGCCACGGCCCAGCGACTTGGAGAACTGCTTGAGGCCGATGTGCTCGACGATGGTCAGTGTCTGCTGACCCGGCAGCGCATCGCCCAGATACGGGAAGAAATGCGCGAGTATGATCGCACCCACGGACTGCTGGGTGCCCGCAAGGGGCTGCTCGATGGGGGATGA
- the ligA gene encoding NAD-dependent DNA ligase LigA, with product MPARGCSMGDEASSPEQRVQQLREQIEDHNYRYYVLDDPSIPDAEYDRLLRELETLEDRHPELITPESPTQRVGAAPAQGFETVEHDIPMLSLANAFSREEVAEFDRRIREQLDLEVIGYSAEPKLDGVAISLIYERGNLVLAATRGDGQTGENVTTNVRTIRSVPLKLRGHNIPERLEVRGEIFMTRSGFEQLNTRLADAGEKTFVNPRNAASGSLRQLDASVTATRPLRFYCYGAATTDRLPESHGEVLEKLREYGIPVSAEASRVDGLEGLLDYYESIGSKRGDLDYDIDGVVYKVDDLDQQRELGQVSRAPRWALAHKFPAQEEVTRLLGIEVQVGRTGALTPVARLEPVFVGGVTVTNATLHNADEVRRKDVRPGDEVVVRRAGDVIPEIVRSIPERRSGDPAPWVMPESCPECGSAVEQVEGEAAARCSGGLVCPAQRKRALEHFASRKAMDIDGLGSRLIEQLVDQDLVRSPADLYHLDRDTLAGLDRMAERSADNLLAALEASKEVSLGRLLFALGIREVGEVTARNLARQFGSIDRLAEASVEALEAVRDVGPVMARHIRAFFDEAHNREVVERLLSAGVRYEVEQAAESGEQPLAGKTYVLTGSLSGRTRSEAKAALEALGARVTGSVSKNTTALIAGGEPGSKLMRAEELGVPVLDEAGLESLLEK from the coding sequence GTGCCCGCAAGGGGCTGCTCGATGGGGGATGAAGCGTCTTCCCCGGAACAGCGCGTACAACAGTTGCGCGAGCAGATCGAGGATCACAACTACCGCTACTATGTTCTGGATGATCCGAGCATTCCGGATGCCGAATACGATCGGCTGTTGCGCGAGCTTGAGACCCTCGAGGATCGTCACCCCGAACTGATCACCCCGGAATCTCCCACCCAGAGAGTGGGTGCGGCACCTGCACAGGGTTTCGAGACCGTCGAGCACGACATTCCGATGCTGTCGCTGGCCAATGCCTTCAGCCGCGAGGAGGTAGCCGAGTTCGACCGTCGCATTCGCGAGCAGCTCGACCTGGAAGTCATCGGCTACAGCGCCGAGCCCAAACTCGACGGTGTGGCCATTTCGTTGATCTACGAGCGCGGCAACCTGGTTCTGGCGGCAACTCGTGGCGACGGCCAGACCGGGGAAAATGTCACCACCAATGTGCGCACCATTCGTTCGGTGCCGCTCAAGCTGCGCGGCCACAACATTCCAGAGCGCCTGGAAGTGCGCGGCGAGATCTTCATGACGCGTTCGGGTTTCGAGCAGCTCAATACGCGCCTTGCGGACGCCGGAGAGAAGACTTTTGTCAATCCGCGCAACGCCGCTTCCGGCAGCCTGCGTCAGCTTGATGCCTCGGTGACCGCGACCCGCCCCCTGCGTTTCTATTGTTACGGGGCGGCCACGACCGACCGACTGCCCGAAAGCCACGGCGAAGTCCTCGAAAAACTGCGGGAGTACGGCATCCCGGTCAGTGCCGAAGCGAGCCGAGTGGATGGACTGGAAGGATTGCTCGACTACTACGAGAGCATTGGCAGCAAGCGTGGCGATCTGGACTACGACATCGACGGCGTGGTCTACAAGGTCGATGATCTCGATCAGCAGCGGGAATTGGGCCAGGTGTCGCGTGCACCTCGCTGGGCCCTGGCGCACAAGTTTCCGGCGCAGGAAGAGGTCACCCGGCTGCTGGGCATCGAGGTCCAGGTCGGTCGGACTGGCGCACTGACCCCGGTCGCACGCCTGGAGCCGGTGTTTGTCGGCGGCGTGACGGTGACCAATGCCACCCTGCACAACGCCGATGAGGTGCGTAGAAAAGATGTGCGCCCCGGTGACGAGGTGGTGGTTCGCCGGGCCGGCGATGTCATTCCCGAAATCGTGCGATCCATCCCCGAACGACGGTCGGGGGACCCGGCACCCTGGGTTATGCCGGAGAGCTGCCCGGAGTGCGGTTCGGCGGTCGAGCAGGTTGAAGGCGAGGCCGCCGCGCGTTGCAGTGGCGGGCTGGTCTGCCCGGCCCAGCGCAAGCGAGCGCTGGAGCATTTTGCCAGTCGCAAGGCGATGGACATAGACGGGCTGGGAAGCCGACTTATCGAACAGCTGGTTGACCAGGACCTGGTCCGCTCGCCGGCAGATCTTTACCACCTCGACCGAGACACCCTGGCGGGACTGGATCGCATGGCCGAGCGTTCGGCCGACAACCTGCTGGCCGCGCTGGAAGCCAGCAAGGAAGTCTCGCTGGGTCGGCTGCTGTTTGCCCTGGGTATTCGCGAGGTGGGTGAAGTGACCGCCCGCAACCTGGCTCGTCAGTTCGGCTCGATCGATCGCCTGGCGGAGGCATCGGTGGAGGCGCTCGAAGCGGTTCGCGATGTGGGGCCGGTCATGGCCAGGCATATCCGCGCTTTCTTTGATGAAGCTCATAATCGCGAAGTGGTCGAGCGGCTGCTGTCTGCCGGAGTGCGTTACGAGGTGGAGCAGGCGGCTGAATCCGGCGAGCAGCCGCTGGCTGGAAAGACCTACGTGCTTACCGGCAGTCTTTCCGGGCGCACCCGCTCGGAAGCCAAGGCCGCACTGGAAGCCCTGGGTGCCCGGGTGACCGGCAGCGTGTCGAAAAACACCACCGCGCTGATTGCCGGCGGCGAGCCCGGATCCAAACTGATGCGGGCCGAGGAGCTTGGCGTGCCTGTTCTCGACGAGGCCGGCCTGGAGTCATTGCTAGAGAAGTGA
- a CDS encoding universal stress protein, with the protein MSEHVKEIMVPVDGSDNAIRAARFGLEMADAMSVPLRLFYVFPAASVEVIGMAGMSRADIDQAAQASAQRAFDKVRDALGETSVEIGQDTSIGDPAEEIIRYTEDDHSVLVIMGRRGLSRMQTLLMGSVSDKVARHAQSPVTIVT; encoded by the coding sequence GTGAGCGAACATGTCAAGGAAATCATGGTGCCGGTCGACGGCTCGGACAACGCAATCCGCGCCGCCCGCTTCGGCCTGGAAATGGCAGACGCCATGAGCGTTCCCCTGCGACTCTTCTATGTCTTTCCCGCCGCATCGGTGGAAGTGATCGGCATGGCGGGCATGTCCAGGGCGGATATCGATCAGGCCGCCCAGGCTTCGGCCCAGCGTGCTTTCGACAAGGTGCGTGATGCACTCGGGGAGACCTCGGTTGAAATCGGCCAGGACACCTCGATTGGCGATCCTGCCGAAGAAATCATCCGTTACACCGAAGACGATCATAGTGTCCTGGTCATCATGGGCCGGCGCGGGCTTTCCCGCATGCAGACCCTGTTGATGGGCAGCGTCAGCGACAAGGTCGCCCGTCACGCGCAAAGTCCGGTCACCATCGTGACCTGA
- the ndk gene encoding nucleoside-diphosphate kinase, with translation MERTLSIIKPDAVAKNVIGEIYTRFERAGLKIVAARMKHLTREEAEGFYAVHRERPFFADLVEFMTSGPVMIQVLEGENAINRNRELMGATDPRQAAPGTIRADFATSIDANAVHGSDAEETAKEEIAFFFGDDAIYSR, from the coding sequence ATGGAGCGCACACTGTCGATCATCAAGCCCGATGCCGTGGCCAAGAACGTTATTGGCGAGATCTATACCCGTTTCGAACGCGCCGGCCTGAAAATCGTTGCCGCGCGCATGAAGCATCTGACCCGGGAAGAGGCCGAGGGCTTCTATGCTGTGCACCGCGAGCGCCCCTTCTTTGCCGACCTGGTTGAGTTCATGACCTCGGGGCCGGTGATGATCCAGGTGTTGGAAGGCGAAAATGCGATTAATCGCAATCGCGAGCTGATGGGAGCGACCGACCCGCGGCAGGCCGCTCCGGGGACTATTCGAGCCGATTTTGCCACCAGCATTGACGCCAATGCCGTGCATGGATCGGACGCCGAAGAGACGGCAAAAGAAGAAATCGCCTTCTTTTTTGGCGATGATGCGATATACTCACGGTAA
- the rlmN gene encoding 23S rRNA (adenine(2503)-C(2))-methyltransferase RlmN, which produces MPAGPEEKVNLLGLDRAGLERFFVDLGEKPFRARQILQWIHQRGVTDFADMTDLSMALRQRLDARARMTPPSIISEQCSDDGTVKWLMGTEGGNAVETVYIPEPSRGTLCISSQVGCMLNCTFCSTATQGFSRNLSAAEIIGQVWQAATTLGHERHGQRRITNVVFMGMGEPMLNLEAVKPALSLLRDDLAYGLASRRVTISTAGVIPGIDDLAEGVEFALAVSLHAADNELRSRLVPLNRKYPVEELIEACKRYTRGHHRRSVTFEYTMIDGVNDQPQHARALVRRLSCLPCKINLIPFNPFPGTPFKPSSGETIYEFQKITRAAGLITTVRKTRGEDIDAACGQLVGKLLSPSQRRLLVQQQLARQAVAS; this is translated from the coding sequence ATGCCCGCAGGGCCTGAAGAAAAAGTTAACCTGCTCGGTCTCGACCGGGCAGGTCTTGAGCGGTTTTTCGTCGACTTGGGCGAAAAACCGTTTCGTGCGCGCCAGATACTGCAGTGGATTCACCAGCGTGGCGTGACAGACTTTGCCGACATGACCGATTTGTCAATGGCGCTCAGGCAGCGTCTGGACGCCAGGGCGCGGATGACGCCGCCGAGCATCATCAGCGAACAGTGCTCGGATGACGGCACGGTCAAGTGGCTGATGGGCACTGAAGGTGGAAATGCCGTCGAGACTGTCTATATCCCCGAGCCGAGCCGCGGCACCCTGTGTATTTCCTCGCAGGTCGGGTGCATGCTCAACTGCACCTTCTGTTCGACCGCCACCCAGGGGTTCAGTCGCAACCTGTCTGCTGCCGAGATCATCGGTCAGGTCTGGCAGGCCGCAACCACCCTGGGGCACGAGCGGCACGGTCAGCGGCGGATCACCAATGTGGTGTTCATGGGGATGGGCGAGCCCATGCTGAATCTCGAAGCGGTCAAGCCGGCGCTGTCACTGCTGCGCGACGATCTGGCCTACGGGCTGGCATCACGCCGGGTGACCATCTCAACCGCCGGGGTGATACCCGGTATCGATGACCTGGCCGAAGGCGTCGAGTTCGCACTGGCGGTATCGTTGCACGCTGCGGATAATGAACTCAGGTCGAGGCTGGTACCGCTGAATCGCAAGTATCCCGTCGAGGAACTGATCGAAGCCTGTAAGCGCTACACGCGCGGCCACCATCGTCGTTCGGTGACCTTCGAGTACACCATGATCGATGGAGTCAATGACCAGCCACAGCATGCCCGGGCCCTGGTGAGGCGGCTCAGTTGCCTGCCGTGCAAGATTAATCTGATACCGTTCAATCCCTTTCCCGGAACGCCATTCAAGCCGTCCAGCGGCGAGACTATCTACGAGTTCCAGAAGATTACCCGGGCGGCTGGCCTCATCACCACGGTGCGCAAGACCCGGGGTGAGGATATCGATGCAGCCTGCGGACAGCTGGTCGGCAAGCTGCTTTCACCCAGTCAGCGTCGATTGCTGGTGCAGCAGCAACTGGCCCGACAGGCGGTGGCATCATGA
- the pilW gene encoding type IV pilus biogenesis/stability protein PilW, translating to MRQAAGILVVIASSLALFGCAATPETDPTTRTGMDRVSPVRAAEVNTRLGIGYLERGERRLAMEKLNTALRHDSEHVPAMVALALIYEELGNSDQAERHFRQAIRRAPTDGATLNSYAVFLCRRDDFDEAEGYFGRALQDPFYETPEVVHLNAGACARRSGQFDSAEIHLRRALERDAELPGALYHLAQLYYEREEAFRARAFLQRFEASGETEPAALLLGYRIESSLGNPAEAGQYVSILEERFPDSREARELRRQIEDND from the coding sequence ATGAGGCAGGCAGCCGGAATTCTGGTTGTCATCGCTTCAAGCCTGGCGCTGTTTGGCTGCGCCGCCACCCCTGAAACCGACCCAACGACCCGCACGGGTATGGACCGGGTGAGCCCGGTGCGCGCGGCCGAGGTCAATACACGACTGGGTATTGGCTACCTTGAGCGTGGCGAACGTCGCCTGGCCATGGAAAAGCTCAATACGGCGCTTCGTCATGACAGTGAACATGTTCCTGCCATGGTGGCGTTGGCGCTCATCTACGAAGAACTGGGCAACAGCGACCAGGCCGAGCGGCATTTCAGGCAGGCGATTCGCAGGGCACCGACCGATGGCGCCACGCTGAACAGCTATGCCGTGTTCCTGTGTCGTCGGGATGATTTTGACGAGGCTGAAGGTTACTTCGGGCGGGCCCTGCAGGATCCGTTCTACGAAACACCCGAGGTCGTGCACCTCAATGCCGGTGCCTGTGCGCGCCGCTCCGGACAGTTCGACAGCGCTGAGATCCATCTGCGCCGCGCCCTGGAGCGGGATGCAGAATTGCCGGGCGCGCTGTATCACCTGGCGCAGCTCTATTACGAGCGCGAAGAGGCATTTCGTGCGCGTGCCTTCCTGCAGCGCTTCGAGGCATCCGGTGAGACCGAACCCGCGGCACTGCTACTGGGATACAGAATAGAAAGCAGCCTGGGCAATCCAGCAGAGGCCGGGCAGTATGTGAGTATTCTGGAGGAGCGTTTTCCGGACTCCCGGGAGGCGAGAGAGCTTAGACGACAAATAGAAGACAATGACTGA
- a CDS encoding RodZ domain-containing protein: MTDTTSETSKEEAGAYVRIGASLHQARTEAGLELGEVSRRLKLSGMIVEDLEQGRVEDLSSIYRRGYITNYARLLGLDPEALLAEVEEDTPPELREVLPGQAPAWKFERYLKIATYVLVTTVIVPPLLYFFIEGGSRIMERDPVAVTDESAVVPEPSEDGLQANNGMRVARAENEEAERETRDSGHVSASALPLSAIRPVREAESETERQQEQMLLPALELLEMSGSPVAAGPVEHELRIEVVEDSWIEIHAADGERLEYDLLRAGQERSYRGEAPFQLLLGRASAVNLVLDGEAVTFDGHDRADLMRIRLLAGGDVEH; encoded by the coding sequence ATGACTGATACGACCAGCGAAACCAGCAAGGAAGAAGCCGGTGCGTACGTTCGAATAGGGGCGAGCCTGCATCAGGCAAGGACAGAGGCCGGACTCGAGCTTGGCGAGGTTAGTCGCCGACTAAAGCTCTCCGGCATGATTGTGGAGGATCTCGAGCAGGGCAGGGTCGAAGACCTTTCGTCGATCTACCGGCGGGGTTACATCACCAATTACGCGCGGCTGCTGGGGCTGGACCCGGAGGCGCTTCTGGCCGAAGTGGAAGAGGATACGCCACCGGAGTTGCGCGAAGTGCTGCCAGGGCAGGCGCCGGCCTGGAAGTTTGAGAGATACCTGAAGATTGCAACGTATGTTCTTGTAACTACAGTTATTGTGCCGCCGCTTCTGTACTTTTTTATTGAGGGCGGATCGCGCATCATGGAGCGTGACCCGGTGGCGGTGACCGATGAGTCGGCTGTCGTGCCCGAGCCCTCCGAAGACGGCCTGCAGGCCAACAACGGTATGCGCGTGGCCCGCGCCGAGAATGAAGAAGCAGAACGTGAAACGCGTGACAGCGGTCATGTGTCGGCTTCCGCCTTGCCGTTGTCGGCGATCCGGCCGGTACGCGAAGCGGAGTCGGAGACCGAGCGGCAGCAAGAGCAGATGCTGTTGCCTGCGCTGGAGTTGCTGGAAATGTCGGGCAGTCCGGTCGCGGCGGGGCCGGTGGAGCATGAGTTGCGGATCGAAGTGGTGGAAGACTCCTGGATAGAAATTCATGCCGCCGACGGTGAACGGCTGGAGTACGATCTCCTGCGTGCCGGCCAGGAACGCAGCTACCGTGGTGAGGCGCCATTCCAGCTGTTGCTTGGACGCGCCAGTGCCGTGAACCTGGTGCTGGACGGCGAGGCCGTGACCTTCGATGGTCATGATCGTGCCGACCTCATGCGCATTCGGTTGCTCGCCGGAGGTGACGTCGAGCACTGA
- the hisS gene encoding histidine--tRNA ligase: protein MNNIQSIRGMHDILPEQSPLWRWLEKRVSNAFAAYDFQEIRIPMLEKAEVFTRAIGQATDVVEKEMYTFEDRNGELLSLRPEGTAGVVRSAIQHGLLSVPGLKVWYQGPMFRHERPQKGRQRQFHQFGAEVFGIEAAAADAELIALGERIWRAIGLSDRVRLEINSLGDREDRQRYRRQLVDFLQPHRDALDEDSQRRLETNPLRIFDSKNERTRQIMANAPRLADALSEPARAHFEEVCGLLDDLGIAYEINPGLVRGLDYYCRTVFEWITEDLGAQGTVCAGGRYNDLVEIQGGKPTPGIGFAMGVERLLALLESAGVEAAQAPHVFIVSRVAPQTMLSVAERLRDEVPELRVAVSLAGGSMKSQFKRADRSGARWSVILGESEIEAGQVAIKDLRAERGEQEMVHLDELAGHLQSALAGTERG, encoded by the coding sequence ATGAACAACATTCAGTCGATTCGCGGCATGCATGACATTCTTCCCGAGCAGTCGCCATTGTGGCGCTGGCTGGAGAAGCGAGTATCGAACGCATTTGCCGCCTACGATTTCCAGGAAATTCGCATCCCCATGCTGGAGAAGGCCGAGGTGTTTACTCGTGCCATCGGGCAGGCCACCGATGTGGTGGAAAAGGAGATGTATACTTTTGAGGATCGCAACGGCGAGCTGTTGAGCCTGCGGCCAGAAGGGACTGCGGGCGTGGTGCGTTCGGCAATCCAGCATGGTCTGCTGAGTGTGCCGGGCCTGAAGGTCTGGTACCAGGGTCCGATGTTCCGGCATGAGCGGCCGCAGAAGGGGCGTCAACGCCAGTTTCACCAGTTCGGTGCGGAGGTGTTCGGTATCGAGGCGGCGGCTGCCGATGCCGAGCTGATCGCTCTGGGCGAGAGAATCTGGCGCGCGATCGGACTGTCTGACCGGGTGCGGCTGGAAATCAACTCGCTGGGTGATCGCGAAGACCGGCAGCGCTACCGTCGGCAGCTCGTGGACTTCCTGCAGCCTCATCGGGATGCGCTGGATGAAGACAGCCAGCGTCGTCTGGAGACGAATCCCCTGCGCATTTTCGACAGCAAGAACGAGCGCACCCGGCAGATCATGGCCAACGCGCCCCGGTTGGCCGATGCGCTGAGCGAGCCGGCCCGCGCGCACTTCGAAGAGGTTTGCGGCCTGCTCGACGATCTCGGGATCGCCTATGAGATCAATCCCGGACTGGTGCGCGGGCTGGATTACTACTGCCGTACCGTTTTTGAATGGATCACCGAGGATCTCGGCGCCCAGGGCACGGTCTGTGCCGGAGGCCGCTACAATGACCTGGTCGAGATTCAGGGGGGCAAGCCAACACCCGGGATCGGATTTGCCATGGGTGTAGAGCGTCTGCTGGCCCTGCTGGAGTCGGCTGGCGTGGAGGCTGCCCAGGCGCCACATGTGTTCATCGTTTCACGCGTGGCACCACAAACCATGCTGTCAGTGGCCGAGCGTCTCCGCGACGAGGTGCCCGAGCTGCGTGTTGCGGTGTCACTGGCCGGTGGCAGCATGAAGTCGCAGTTCAAGCGGGCTGATCGCAGCGGTGCCCGCTGGAGCGTCATCCTGGGTGAATCCGAGATCGAGGCCGGACAGGTGGCGATCAAGGATCTGCGGGCTGAACGCGGCGAGCAGGAAATGGTCCATCTGGACGAGCTGGCCGGCCATCTGCAATCAGCGCTTGCCGGAACCGAGCGCGGCTGA
- a CDS encoding YfgM family protein, with product MAVELYDEHEQGERVRQWIKEYAPAIVMGLVLAFGGIFGFRYWQDQQASQAVLASEYYEVVRQAVEGGNLAAAEEQFDIMRDSIRRNAYVGLAGMHLAAALVADGRLSPAKRIYSDILDDRRMDSLHPVATLRLVRVLEAQGEHDEALALLDRAAPAGFKGAWAEARGDVLFERGRVEEARLAWQEALDNPPSEGANPRLIEMKIDATGPTAEDPS from the coding sequence ATGGCCGTAGAGCTTTACGACGAACACGAACAGGGCGAACGCGTACGCCAGTGGATCAAGGAGTATGCCCCGGCGATCGTGATGGGGCTGGTGCTGGCCTTTGGCGGCATCTTCGGTTTCCGCTACTGGCAGGATCAGCAGGCCAGCCAGGCCGTGCTGGCCTCGGAGTACTACGAGGTAGTCCGCCAGGCTGTTGAAGGCGGCAATCTTGCGGCGGCTGAAGAACAGTTCGACATCATGCGCGACTCGATCCGCCGCAATGCCTATGTCGGCCTGGCCGGCATGCACCTGGCCGCGGCGCTGGTTGCCGATGGACGACTGTCTCCGGCAAAGCGGATCTACAGCGACATTCTTGACGATCGCCGGATGGACTCACTGCACCCGGTGGCGACCCTCAGGTTGGTCAGGGTTCTGGAAGCCCAGGGTGAGCATGACGAGGCGCTGGCGCTGCTCGATCGGGCGGCCCCGGCCGGCTTTAAGGGCGCCTGGGCCGAAGCGCGCGGCGATGTCCTGTTCGAGCGTGGTCGCGTTGAGGAAGCGCGGCTGGCCTGGCAGGAGGCGCTGGACAACCCACCTTCGGAAGGCGCCAACCCGCGCCTGATAGAGATGAAGATTGATGCCACCGGGCCGACGGCGGAGGACCCGTCGTGA
- the bamB gene encoding outer membrane protein assembly factor BamB, with protein sequence MICIVVVALTGCGIFSRDDDTLAPAELVEFSPSLEVERLWSTDTGRGMSRSRPNFRPYFDGGRIWTGDHRGRVVAVNADSGRVEQRFDTDLALSAGPAVQDGLILLGSFDGDVVVLDAETGEERWRARVSSEVLSYPALADGVVVARSIDGRVYGFDVENGRRIWVHDRSVPLLTLRGTSDPLVRAGQVFIGYDDGMVSALRVRDGSVLWEQRVSQPEGRTELERMADIDGPMAIVGTELYVVTYHGRMAGMALESGRMMWVKDLSSHTGLSLRRTQLAASDNDDAVWLVDRRNGATLWRDEQLKRRQITRPVFYGSQIVVVDVEGYMHFYDIDSGEFSARTQFSRNAPADAPLVVGNTLYMLDENGTLSAWRAGRPSS encoded by the coding sequence ATGATATGCATTGTTGTTGTCGCGCTGACCGGATGCGGCATTTTCTCTCGTGACGACGACACGCTGGCGCCGGCCGAATTGGTCGAGTTCAGTCCGTCGCTCGAAGTCGAGCGGCTCTGGTCCACCGACACCGGCAGGGGCATGAGCCGGAGTCGGCCCAATTTCCGGCCCTATTTCGACGGTGGGCGGATCTGGACCGGCGATCATCGGGGCCGGGTGGTCGCTGTCAATGCCGACAGCGGTCGTGTCGAGCAACGCTTCGATACCGACCTGGCGCTGTCGGCCGGCCCGGCGGTTCAGGACGGCCTGATTCTGCTCGGCAGCTTTGATGGCGATGTGGTCGTGCTCGACGCTGAAACCGGCGAAGAAAGATGGAGAGCCCGGGTGTCGTCAGAGGTGCTGTCCTATCCCGCCCTGGCCGATGGCGTTGTCGTGGCCCGTTCGATCGATGGGCGCGTGTACGGCTTCGATGTAGAGAACGGACGCCGTATCTGGGTGCATGATCGCAGCGTGCCACTGTTGACACTGCGCGGCACCAGTGATCCGCTGGTTCGGGCCGGTCAGGTTTTCATTGGTTATGACGATGGCATGGTCAGTGCGCTGCGGGTCAGAGACGGCAGTGTTCTGTGGGAGCAGCGGGTCAGTCAGCCCGAGGGGCGGACCGAGCTGGAGCGCATGGCCGACATCGATGGGCCCATGGCCATTGTCGGCACAGAGCTTTACGTGGTGACCTACCATGGCCGCATGGCCGGTATGGCGCTGGAGTCGGGCCGGATGATGTGGGTCAAGGACCTGTCTTCCCATACGGGCCTGAGTCTCAGGCGCACCCAGCTGGCCGCCAGCGACAACGACGACGCCGTCTGGCTGGTTGATCGCAGGAATGGCGCGACTCTGTGGCGTGACGAGCAGCTCAAGCGCCGCCAGATCACCCGACCGGTGTTTTACGGCAGCCAGATTGTTGTCGTCGATGTCGAGGGCTACATGCATTTCTATGACATCGACAGCGGTGAGTTCTCGGCGCGCACCCAGTTCAGTCGCAACGCACCGGCAGATGCGCCGCTGGTGGTCGGCAACACCCTCTACATGCTCGACGAGAATGGAACACTCAGCGCCTGGCGCGCGGGCCGTCCGTCCAGCTAG